From a single Xyrauchen texanus isolate HMW12.3.18 chromosome 26, RBS_HiC_50CHRs, whole genome shotgun sequence genomic region:
- the LOC127620046 gene encoding zinc finger protein 706-like, protein MARGHQKIQSQQKNAKKQAEIKKSKSHDQKTAAKAALVFTCAVCRSQMPDPKTFKQHFESKHPKSPLPPELEGVEA, encoded by the exons ATGGCTCGTGGACACCAGAAAATTCAGTCTCAGCAAAAAAATGCCAAGAAGCAGGCAGAGATCAAGAAATCCAAAAGCCATGACCAGAAGACAGCAGCAAAAGCGGCACTGGTGTTCACATGTGCCGTCTGCAGG tcacaAATGCCAGATCCTAAAACCTTCAAGCAACATTTTGAGAGCAAACACCCCAAGAGCCCCCTTCCTCCTGAGCTGGAGGGCGTGGAGGCATGA